The following proteins are encoded in a genomic region of Bacillota bacterium:
- a CDS encoding HEAT repeat domain-containing protein produces the protein PDALSPDGRWRAMAIRRLGYGIRALARMGATDTVPAVLEAVRKARQEMSKAQWLFNQFSILHFLAQFEDERVLPELEGVLFLYGPTLMPWAEYHLEPGEKDPEWLYWHVRTKGMDTTETVKAILRSIGNGGPGRFTYKILPLFGEQAVPLLLRAIAEPPPCEAPENVQGVAIRVLGEMRSQQAVELLRSVVQTGTRRLRKNAATALGKIGDPSALPDLLEVAQNDADVTLRVDAVDALGELGDSRAELVLLKLLVEHSDPRIRNSAARALARAGTRAAIPVLKSQMDKENFDYVRSQIGRAIRELRRKAR, from the coding sequence CCCGACGCGCTCTCGCCCGATGGGCGCTGGAGAGCAATGGCGATAAGGCGGCTGGGCTATGGCATTCGTGCCCTTGCGAGGATGGGCGCAACCGATACGGTGCCAGCCGTTCTGGAAGCGGTGCGAAAGGCGAGGCAGGAGATGTCGAAGGCGCAGTGGCTGTTCAACCAGTTTTCCATCCTGCACTTTCTGGCGCAATTCGAGGACGAAAGGGTGCTGCCGGAACTGGAGGGCGTGCTGTTTCTGTATGGCCCCACTCTCATGCCGTGGGCAGAGTACCACCTTGAGCCGGGCGAGAAGGACCCCGAGTGGCTATACTGGCATGTGCGCACGAAGGGCATGGACACGACCGAGACCGTCAAAGCCATCCTGCGGTCCATTGGCAACGGTGGCCCCGGCAGGTTTACCTACAAAATATTGCCGCTTTTTGGCGAGCAGGCGGTTCCTTTGTTGCTGAGGGCTATCGCAGAGCCTCCGCCATGCGAGGCACCGGAGAACGTGCAGGGAGTGGCTATTCGCGTGCTGGGGGAGATGCGTTCTCAGCAGGCGGTGGAGTTGTTACGTTCCGTGGTGCAGACGGGCACCCGCAGACTGCGCAAGAATGCTGCCACCGCGCTGGGCAAAATCGGCGACCCATCCGCCTTGCCCGACCTGCTGGAAGTGGCGCAGAACGATGCGGATGTCACTCTGCGGGTGGACGCCGTTGACGCGCTGGGCGAGCTGGGCGACTCTCGCGCCGAACTGGTGCTGCTGAAGCTGTTGGTCGAGCATTCCGACCCCCGTATCCGTAACTCTGCCGCCAGGGCGCTAGCAAGAGCGGGCACCCGAGCAGCGATACCGGTGCTGAAATCCCAGATGGACAAGGAGAACTTCGATTACGTCAGGTCACAAATCGGCCGGGCAATTCGCGAGTTGCGCCGC